One stretch of Nitrospiraceae bacterium DNA includes these proteins:
- a CDS encoding ABC transporter substrate-binding protein/permease, with product MKNFLRIASLIIGLIAIIYWITPVNSNQNTLEKIKKRGYILWGSDSEGGAPYVFPSKDDPSKLIGFEVDIADAIAKELGVKARQSQNAWDSLIPALGRGDFDLAMNGIEITPQRKEKILFSIPYYVYTEQLVVRKDEKGITGLNSLKGKKAGTLSGTTAHEMLNAIEGADVKIYSGQVEPYEDLAFGRIDAVLLDLPIAAYYAKPNPKLKYIGSPVGEGFYGIAIRKNDAEFKAEIDRIIRKLITTGELKKIYQKWDMWNEAQKKLYLNLKESSIYENLEETRKSPIYTFLPSLLKGAGITIIISVTSMALAITLGLILTILRLYARNPFSSLAAAYIEIYRGTPLLIQLYILYYGLPNIGISLSPVLAAFLGLGMNYAAYEAELYRAGISAVPKGQMEAALSLGMTRSLALRRVVLPQAFRIAMPGVTNDFIALFKDSSLVSVIAMVELTKTYSILAATTLRFFELGLIAALLYFAMSYPLSMFARKLEEKLKGSKR from the coding sequence ATGAAAAATTTTCTCAGAATTGCATCTTTGATCATCGGTCTTATCGCCATTATTTACTGGATAACCCCTGTTAATTCAAATCAAAATACTTTGGAAAAGATCAAAAAAAGAGGATATATACTCTGGGGTTCTGATTCTGAAGGCGGCGCTCCATATGTGTTCCCAAGCAAAGATGACCCATCAAAGCTCATTGGTTTTGAGGTTGATATTGCCGATGCAATCGCAAAAGAGCTCGGCGTAAAAGCAAGACAGTCGCAAAATGCATGGGACAGCCTGATACCTGCCCTTGGCAGGGGAGATTTTGATCTTGCAATGAACGGAATCGAGATAACGCCTCAGAGAAAAGAAAAAATATTGTTTTCCATTCCGTATTATGTTTACACAGAACAGCTTGTCGTAAGAAAAGATGAAAAAGGAATAACAGGCTTAAACAGCCTAAAAGGTAAAAAAGCAGGCACACTTTCAGGCACAACAGCGCACGAGATGCTTAATGCAATAGAAGGCGCTGATGTGAAAATCTATTCAGGTCAGGTAGAGCCATACGAAGACCTTGCATTTGGAAGAATCGATGCAGTACTTCTTGACCTTCCGATTGCTGCATATTATGCAAAACCAAATCCAAAGCTAAAATATATCGGCTCCCCTGTAGGAGAAGGGTTTTACGGCATTGCAATCAGAAAAAACGATGCAGAGTTTAAAGCTGAGATCGACAGGATAATCAGGAAACTCATCACAACAGGCGAACTAAAAAAGATTTATCAAAAATGGGATATGTGGAATGAGGCTCAGAAAAAATTATATCTGAATCTCAAAGAATCATCTATATATGAAAATCTCGAGGAAACCCGAAAATCCCCAATATACACATTCCTGCCGTCTTTACTTAAAGGAGCTGGAATAACAATTATTATATCAGTCACATCAATGGCACTGGCAATAACACTCGGACTTATCCTGACAATACTAAGGCTTTATGCAAGAAATCCTTTCAGCTCTTTAGCAGCAGCTTATATAGAGATTTACAGAGGAACACCGCTGTTAATACAGCTTTATATCCTGTATTACGGGCTTCCGAATATAGGAATATCATTAAGTCCTGTGTTAGCGGCATTTCTAGGTCTTGGGATGAACTATGCAGCATATGAAGCAGAACTTTACAGGGCAGGCATAAGCGCTGTCCCCAAAGGACAGATGGAAGCTGCATTGTCTCTTGGGATGACAAGGTCATTGGCTCTCAGGCGTGTAGTTCTTCCTCAGGCATTCAGGATAGCAATGCCCGGAGTAACTAATGATTTCATAGCTCTGTTCAAGGACTCATCTTTGGTATCTGTTATTGCAATGGTAGAGTTGACAAAGACATACAGCATACTTGCAGCAACGACATTGAGATTTTTTGAGCTTGGATTAATTGCAGCCCTGCTCTATTTTGCGATGAGCTATCCTCTTTCTATGTTTGCAAGGAAATTGGAAGAAAAACTCAAGGGGTCAAAAAGATGA
- a CDS encoding amino acid ABC transporter ATP-binding protein — protein sequence MITVKNLHKYYNQNHLFKGINLEIDKGEVIACIGPSGSGKSTFLRCINALEYFQEGEIIIDDIELHSINRLRPSSKDLETIRKIRLKVGMVFQQFNLFPHMTVLENIIEAPVRVLGLDKKETEENAMALLKRITIEKKADSYPDELSGGEQQRAAIARALAMKPEAMLFDEPTSSLDPEMTGEVLSVIKDLVNEGMTTLIATHEMGFAREISDRVVVFDKGDIIETGRPEKIFTNPKTERTRTFLSRILT from the coding sequence ATGATTACAGTGAAAAATCTCCATAAATACTACAACCAGAACCATCTATTTAAGGGAATAAATCTCGAGATTGACAAAGGCGAAGTGATTGCCTGCATTGGTCCTTCAGGAAGCGGAAAAAGCACTTTTTTAAGATGCATTAACGCGCTGGAATATTTTCAGGAAGGCGAGATAATAATCGATGATATTGAACTGCATTCCATTAACCGTCTGAGACCAAGCAGCAAAGACCTTGAGACTATCAGAAAAATAAGATTAAAAGTGGGAATGGTCTTTCAGCAGTTCAATCTTTTTCCGCACATGACTGTTCTTGAGAATATAATCGAGGCGCCTGTCAGAGTTCTCGGATTGGATAAAAAAGAGACAGAAGAAAATGCAATGGCATTATTAAAAAGAATAACCATCGAAAAAAAAGCAGACAGTTATCCTGATGAGCTTTCAGGAGGCGAACAGCAGCGCGCTGCGATTGCAAGGGCGCTCGCAATGAAACCAGAGGCAATGCTCTTTGACGAGCCAACATCATCGCTTGACCCTGAGATGACAGGAGAAGTTTTATCTGTAATTAAAGATCTTGTTAATGAAGGCATGACAACATTGATAGCAACTCACGAGATGGGTTTTGCAAGAGAGATTTCTGACAGAGTTGTTGTGTTTGATAAAGGCGATATTATAGAGACAGGCAGACCTGAAAAAATATTCACGAATCCAAAAACAGAAAGAACTCGTACATTCCTGAGCAGGATTTTAACTTAG
- a CDS encoding GIY-YIG nuclease family protein, translating to MSYFVYIIQSLKDNSLYVGQTNSLQERINRHNQGHSRYTKPKRPWKLLYSEEFESRSQAVKREIALKSLHRKDMLLNLIGSAGQNAFR from the coding sequence ATGAGTTATTTTGTTTATATTATTCAGAGTCTGAAAGATAATTCCTTATATGTTGGGCAGACAAATAGTCTTCAAGAACGGATTAATAGACACAATCAAGGTCATTCCAGATATACAAAACCTAAGCGTCCATGGAAATTGCTGTATTCTGAAGAATTTGAATCCCGCTCTCAGGCTGTTAAAAGAGAAATTGCTCTCAAATCTTTACACAGGAAAGATATGCTTTTGAATTTGATTGGTTCAGCTGGTCAGAACGCCTTCAGGTAA
- a CDS encoding prepilin-type N-terminal cleavage/methylation domain-containing protein, giving the protein MTFNSGSKQSREAGFTLIESVMVIVLIAILSAVVFLRNPFDAIKLNSAVRKVFSDIRYTQKLAISNQTRAGITFNGNGYTVYSNIVTSTIAKSSGDPCSNDGAGSFVVNFNSSQCSNYSSVTLTPSVPTIAFDSLGKPVDATGNPLASQTVIVNYSGNKTINIEANTGRVYEN; this is encoded by the coding sequence ATGACCTTTAACAGCGGTTCAAAACAAAGCCGCGAAGCGGGTTTCACGCTGATAGAAAGCGTGATGGTGATAGTTCTCATCGCCATTCTCTCTGCTGTTGTATTTCTCAGAAATCCTTTTGATGCAATCAAACTAAACAGCGCTGTAAGAAAAGTTTTTTCTGACATCAGATATACTCAAAAACTTGCAATCTCAAACCAGACAAGAGCTGGAATTACGTTTAATGGTAATGGATACACCGTATATTCAAATATTGTGACTTCCACTATTGCAAAAAGCTCTGGCGATCCTTGTTCAAACGATGGTGCAGGAAGTTTTGTAGTTAATTTTAATAGCAGCCAATGCAGTAATTATAGCAGTGTGACACTTACCCCTTCTGTCCCCACCATAGCGTTCGACTCTCTCGGCAAGCCAGTAGATGCAACAGGTAATCCACTTGCAAGCCAGACAGTAATTGTCAATTACAGCGGGAACAAAACAATAAATATAGAAGCAAACACTGGACGGGTTTATGAAAATTAG
- a CDS encoding type II secretion system GspH family protein — MKKLASNKKGFSLIELIITMVLIGIVAYVVASSLSTGIKAFFITDNRKEALDQARIAMERMTREIRNTNSLGRDSDGDGFIDATITTATANSFCFTNTENTIVSFRLLGTNIMRGQGSCFPAGENVLANNVTALNFQYILANGTSNSSPANPRQIRRVQIGWAGTPGISVLINNQTVSITSMIYLRNLP; from the coding sequence TTGAAAAAACTTGCATCTAACAAGAAAGGTTTTTCACTTATTGAACTTATAATCACAATGGTTCTCATAGGCATTGTCGCTTATGTTGTAGCAAGTTCCCTTTCAACCGGCATCAAGGCATTTTTTATAACTGACAACCGCAAAGAAGCACTTGATCAGGCAAGAATAGCAATGGAAAGGATGACAAGAGAGATAAGGAATACCAATAGTTTGGGAAGAGATTCTGACGGCGACGGATTTATTGATGCTACAATAACAACAGCAACAGCTAACTCATTCTGTTTTACGAATACTGAAAACACTATAGTAAGTTTCCGACTCTTAGGCACAAATATAATGAGAGGGCAAGGCAGCTGTTTCCCTGCTGGTGAAAACGTACTTGCCAACAATGTGACTGCCTTAAATTTTCAATATATACTTGCTAATGGAACATCGAATTCATCGCCTGCAAATCCGCGACAAATACGACGAGTTCAGATAGGATGGGCAGGAACTCCCGGAATATCTGTGTTAATTAATAATCAAACAGTTTCTATTACTTCAATGATATATTTAAGAAATCTGCCATGA
- the rpmA gene encoding 50S ribosomal protein L27, with amino-acid sequence MAHKKGVGSSRNGRDSESQRLGVKIFGGQTVKAGNIIVRQRGTKFHPGQNVGRGTDDTLFAKIDGKVTFERKNRTTLKISVYPLAEAAV; translated from the coding sequence ATGGCTCATAAAAAAGGCGTAGGAAGTTCAAGAAACGGAAGAGACAGCGAGTCGCAGCGACTTGGCGTTAAAATATTCGGCGGTCAGACAGTTAAGGCAGGCAACATAATTGTCAGACAAAGAGGTACCAAGTTCCATCCTGGACAGAATGTCGGCAGGGGAACTGACGATACGCTTTTTGCAAAGATAGACGGCAAGGTTACATTCGAGAGAAAGAATCGCACAACCCTGAAGATCAGCGTTTATCCTCTGGCAGAAGCTGCTGTTTAA
- the rplU gene encoding 50S ribosomal protein L21, with product MYAIIETGGKQFMVSEGDKIVVEKLSADKGSEVKIKTVLAFFDEKKHKVGDPYIKGASVKAEVLDSGKGEKVIIHKQRARRVYRKTNGHRQPYTTLKVKEISAGG from the coding sequence ATGTATGCGATAATAGAAACAGGCGGAAAACAATTCATGGTATCTGAAGGCGACAAGATAGTTGTTGAGAAATTGTCCGCTGATAAAGGTTCAGAAGTAAAAATAAAGACAGTCCTGGCATTCTTTGACGAAAAAAAACATAAAGTCGGGGACCCTTACATAAAAGGAGCTTCTGTTAAGGCAGAGGTTTTGGATTCGGGCAAAGGCGAGAAGGTCATAATCCACAAGCAGAGAGCAAGAAGAGTTTACAGAAAGACAAACGGCCATAGACAGCCTTACACTACTTTAAAAGTTAAAGAGATTTCAGCAGGAGGATAA
- a CDS encoding polysaccharide biosynthesis protein, producing the protein MTEKSDSLLQPSPVKRKAFFLLSDFFIITLSLYAAFLIRFEFDVTSIYKEIFFKALPLFITVKLALFSLFGLYRITWRYVDIYELGNIYISTVMSECILMVLILIPFEPQLTFLNFTYIAGFPRSIFLIDMMVSSLFLSGLRISKRLYLEKIANKGSRRKGIKTVILGSGRTGEMIIRDIEQRGYSDFYPIGLLDDDKRKVGGYIHGIKVLGSTEILKEVITRYHAEAVIIAIPSLNHKALKNIYQSSKECGIKNIKIVPRIYDFQRPDINLKNLEDISIEDLIGRQTVAVDHAGINAFIKGKSVLITGAGGSIGSEIVLQVCSFDPERVILFDIDETELHSMSCKIKRAFPEVEDRCNFIAGDIRDANRLDEIFKTLRPNIVFHAAAYKHVPMMESNPKEAIKVNVFGTYSLAETSARFGVSKFILISTDKAIRPTSIMGASKRIAEYICQAFNKSSEKTEYVSVRFGNVLGSRGSVLPLFLDQLKHGGPLTVTDPEMKRYFMTIPEAVSLVLQASAIGNGGEVLVLDMGESVKIVTLAEELIKLHGLKPYIDIDITFTGLRPGEKLFEEILTAEEGTMTTKHNKIFIAKNSEMLTLDEIKAILKELERINIEASMSDSVMVRETLKKYVKHYSSDGQ; encoded by the coding sequence ATGACTGAAAAATCTGATAGTCTCTTGCAGCCAAGCCCTGTGAAAAGAAAGGCCTTTTTTTTATTATCCGATTTTTTTATTATCACTTTGTCTTTGTATGCTGCATTTCTCATTCGCTTTGAGTTTGATGTCACGTCAATTTACAAAGAAATTTTTTTTAAAGCTCTTCCTTTATTTATAACAGTCAAGCTGGCTTTATTCAGCTTGTTCGGCCTTTATAGAATAACATGGAGATATGTAGACATATACGAGCTCGGCAATATCTATATTTCCACTGTTATGTCAGAGTGTATTTTAATGGTGCTGATCCTTATTCCCTTTGAACCTCAACTTACTTTCTTAAACTTCACATATATCGCTGGTTTCCCAAGAAGTATTTTTTTGATTGATATGATGGTAAGCTCTCTGTTCCTTTCAGGATTAAGGATCTCCAAGCGTCTGTATCTGGAAAAGATAGCTAATAAAGGAAGCAGACGCAAGGGAATTAAGACCGTAATATTAGGCAGCGGAAGAACAGGCGAAATGATTATAAGAGACATAGAGCAGAGAGGCTACTCAGACTTTTATCCAATAGGGCTTCTTGATGACGATAAGCGTAAAGTCGGCGGATATATACACGGCATAAAGGTGCTTGGATCAACTGAGATATTAAAAGAAGTGATCACAAGATATCACGCTGAGGCAGTGATCATTGCTATTCCCTCGCTGAATCACAAGGCATTGAAAAATATTTATCAATCTTCAAAGGAATGCGGGATTAAGAATATAAAGATAGTGCCTCGGATTTACGATTTCCAACGTCCGGATATAAACCTGAAGAACCTTGAAGATATAAGCATAGAAGACCTTATTGGCCGTCAGACAGTTGCAGTTGATCATGCTGGTATCAATGCTTTCATCAAAGGGAAGTCAGTGCTGATAACCGGTGCAGGAGGCTCGATCGGCTCTGAGATCGTGCTGCAGGTATGTTCATTCGATCCTGAACGGGTTATTCTTTTTGATATTGATGAGACCGAACTCCATTCCATGAGCTGTAAAATCAAAAGGGCTTTCCCAGAGGTTGAGGACAGATGTAATTTCATTGCAGGAGATATAAGGGATGCAAACAGGCTTGATGAAATCTTTAAAACACTCAGGCCGAATATTGTTTTCCACGCAGCAGCTTATAAACATGTTCCGATGATGGAGTCCAATCCTAAAGAGGCGATAAAGGTAAATGTGTTCGGAACATATTCTTTGGCCGAAACCTCTGCTCGTTTCGGAGTTTCAAAATTTATTCTTATATCTACAGATAAGGCTATAAGACCGACAAGCATTATGGGCGCGTCAAAAAGAATTGCGGAATATATATGTCAGGCATTCAATAAATCATCAGAAAAAACAGAGTATGTTTCGGTCAGATTTGGAAATGTTCTGGGAAGCAGAGGAAGTGTATTGCCGCTTTTTCTTGATCAACTGAAACATGGAGGTCCTCTAACTGTAACTGACCCGGAGATGAAGCGGTATTTTATGACTATTCCCGAAGCAGTTTCACTTGTGCTTCAGGCATCTGCCATAGGGAATGGGGGTGAAGTCCTTGTGCTGGACATGGGCGAGTCTGTAAAGATCGTAACGCTTGCCGAAGAACTGATAAAGCTTCACGGGTTAAAACCTTACATTGACATTGATATTACCTTCACCGGTCTGAGACCAGGGGAAAAATTGTTCGAGGAGATTCTCACGGCTGAAGAAGGCACAATGACGACAAAACATAACAAAATATTCATAGCCAAGAACAGCGAAATGTTAACCCTTGATGAGATTAAAGCAATCCTTAAGGAATTGGAGCGTATTAACATAGAAGCATCGATGAGCGACAGCGTGATGGTCAGAGAGACCCTTAAAAAATATGTAAAGCACTATTCTTCTGACGGGCAATAG
- a CDS encoding sugar transferase — protein MSAKRLFDLILSVIVFILILIPIAVIGMAVKLTSKGPVLFISKRLGRCNSIFKMYKFRTMLTNAPLVPTHLIDNPEKYLTPIGSFLRKSSLDELPQIINILRGEMSFIGPRPALYNQNDLIKLRTEKGVHELMPGLTGWAQINGRDDLPVPVKVEFDEFYKKNRSFIFDIKILFKTCIKVLKKEGIAH, from the coding sequence ATGTCAGCTAAGCGATTATTTGATCTTATACTTTCTGTGATAGTATTCATTTTGATACTAATCCCCATTGCAGTTATTGGTATGGCTGTTAAATTAACATCAAAAGGACCTGTGCTTTTCATTTCAAAAAGGTTAGGCCGCTGCAATTCTATATTTAAAATGTATAAATTCCGCACTATGCTGACGAATGCTCCGCTTGTTCCTACACATCTAATTGACAACCCTGAAAAATATTTGACTCCAATAGGGAGTTTTTTGAGGAAAAGCAGTCTTGATGAGCTTCCTCAGATTATTAATATACTGAGAGGAGAAATGAGTTTTATCGGACCAAGACCAGCATTATATAATCAAAATGATTTGATCAAACTGCGCACTGAAAAAGGTGTTCATGAACTTATGCCAGGACTTACAGGCTGGGCACAGATAAATGGGAGAGATGATCTTCCGGTGCCGGTTAAAGTAGAATTTGATGAATTTTATAAAAAAAATCGAAGTTTTATTTTTGACATAAAAATATTGTTCAAGACCTGCATAAAGGTTCTTAAAAAAGAAGGGATAGCTCATTGA
- a CDS encoding NAD-dependent epimerase/dehydratase family protein produces MKILITGANGFIGRRVCQIFAEKGHFVRAAVRNNSFVHLNANIDVVHASDIDFSNAWKSVLTGVDVIVHLAARTHVMNETSKYPLAEYRKVNVEGTRRLASMAVQAGVRRIVYVSTIKVNGESTGERAFREYDIPSPQDPYAISKWESEEVLRDFSVRHGLEVVIIRPPLVYGPGVKGNLLKLMKYIYHRYPIPFGGIQNRRSFISLDNLVDVLILSATNAVCNGHTFLVSDGEDISTTALVSKIAEAMDIKTNLIKFPYKTISLITKVFPSLQYISDRLTSSLAVDNSKFKRMFDWIPPQTIQDGIKAMVACYTEGRGCNVS; encoded by the coding sequence ATGAAAATTTTGATAACAGGTGCAAACGGTTTTATCGGCAGAAGGGTTTGTCAAATTTTTGCTGAGAAAGGACATTTTGTCAGGGCTGCTGTAAGGAATAACAGCTTTGTTCATTTGAATGCTAATATTGATGTTGTGCATGCCAGTGATATAGACTTTTCCAATGCCTGGAAATCTGTACTCACTGGAGTGGATGTAATTGTTCATCTTGCTGCCAGAACTCATGTTATGAACGAGACATCAAAATATCCTCTTGCTGAGTACCGCAAGGTAAATGTTGAAGGCACACGCAGGCTTGCATCCATGGCTGTACAGGCAGGCGTGAGACGGATAGTTTATGTCAGCACTATTAAAGTAAACGGTGAGAGTACAGGTGAGAGAGCATTCAGAGAGTATGATATTCCTTCTCCTCAGGATCCTTATGCTATATCAAAATGGGAATCAGAAGAAGTGCTCCGTGATTTTTCAGTACGCCATGGTTTGGAAGTTGTAATAATAAGGCCTCCCTTAGTGTATGGTCCAGGTGTAAAAGGCAACCTGTTGAAATTGATGAAATATATTTACCATAGGTATCCCATACCTTTTGGCGGGATACAGAACAGACGCAGTTTTATATCTCTTGACAATCTCGTCGATGTGCTTATCTTGTCTGCTACAAACGCTGTTTGCAACGGGCATACTTTTTTGGTCAGTGATGGTGAAGATATCTCTACGACTGCTCTTGTCAGCAAAATTGCAGAAGCTATGGATATAAAAACTAATCTGATTAAATTCCCATATAAAACTATTTCTCTTATCACGAAAGTTTTCCCGTCATTACAATACATTTCTGACAGACTTACCAGCTCGCTCGCTGTTGACAACTCAAAATTCAAAAGAATGTTTGACTGGATTCCCCCTCAGACAATTCAAGACGGAATTAAAGCTATGGTTGCCTGTTATACTGAAGGGAGAGGATGCAATGTCAGCTAA
- a CDS encoding glycosyltransferase encodes MIKSFMPVYNDKITIITVAYNSEKTIEDTICSVLSQTYPNIEYIIVDGASKDGTLAIVNRYRSRTAKIISESDKGIYDAMNKGIGLATGDIVGFLHSDDVYFNNDAIADIAQTFQEKNTDSVFGDMVYVNRYNTEKIIRYYRADDFSTDRFAFGWMPPHPTFFVKRQFYQKYGVFQDDYRIAADFELLVRFLSTYSITYTYIPKTLVKMRVGGTSTRSLASTLILNKEILRACAENNIKTNYFNVYSKYLTKVFQLINRPK; translated from the coding sequence ATGATAAAATCTTTTATGCCTGTTTATAACGATAAAATAACTATTATTACTGTTGCATATAATTCTGAGAAAACAATTGAAGATACCATCTGTTCAGTTCTTTCACAAACTTATCCCAATATTGAATATATCATTGTAGACGGAGCATCTAAAGATGGGACTCTGGCTATTGTTAATAGATACCGCAGCCGAACAGCTAAGATAATTTCAGAGTCGGATAAGGGAATTTACGATGCTATGAATAAAGGCATCGGACTGGCGACTGGAGATATCGTAGGATTTTTGCATTCAGACGATGTTTATTTTAATAATGACGCAATCGCTGATATTGCACAAACATTTCAGGAAAAGAATACTGATTCAGTGTTTGGAGATATGGTTTATGTTAACAGATACAATACAGAAAAAATAATAAGATATTATCGAGCTGATGATTTTTCAACAGATAGGTTTGCTTTTGGCTGGATGCCTCCTCATCCTACTTTTTTTGTAAAGCGTCAATTTTATCAAAAATACGGAGTATTTCAAGATGACTACCGTATTGCAGCTGATTTTGAGCTGTTGGTAAGATTTCTGTCTACATACAGCATAACATACACATATATTCCCAAGACGCTTGTTAAAATGAGAGTGGGTGGAACTAGCACGAGGAGTTTGGCAAGCACTTTAATTTTAAATAAGGAAATTCTTAGAGCATGTGCTGAAAATAATATAAAGACCAATTATTTCAATGTTTATAGCAAATACCTAACTAAGGTTTTCCAATTAATCAACAGGCCAAAATGA
- a CDS encoding glycosyltransferase family 4 protein — MILVAYDHQIFSWQKYGGISRYFYEISSRIQKLDNYKVKILAPLYVNRYLKDNPLPYVVGLPFPWIPKSGRAMQIINAPVVRCLLHRKKPDLVHETYFYEKKLSPIKSRTVITVHDMICEKFSQYCRPSDKMSQIKKEAVKRADHIICVSENTRKDMIELLGVEFNRTSVVYHGCAIPTAMDTDLLIAADRPYIAYVGLRGGYKNFSKLLHAYSSSDFLKNNFAIICFGGGQFSSRELKEISDLKIPLNAVIHLDGDDSTLARIYKQAEIFVYPSLYEGFGFPPLEAMSFGCPVACSHTSSMPEVCGSAAEYFDPYDIESIQLAVEKVVSSPSRRNELVLAGYTNVHNFSWDKCAKETAEIYKSLL; from the coding sequence ATGATACTAGTTGCCTACGATCATCAAATATTTTCATGGCAGAAATACGGAGGGATATCTCGTTATTTTTATGAAATTTCATCACGAATTCAAAAATTGGATAATTACAAAGTAAAAATTTTAGCGCCATTGTATGTTAATCGGTATTTGAAGGATAATCCTCTCCCTTATGTTGTTGGTCTGCCTTTTCCCTGGATTCCAAAATCTGGTAGAGCAATGCAGATTATTAATGCTCCAGTAGTACGATGCCTTCTCCATAGGAAAAAACCTGATTTAGTTCATGAAACATATTTTTACGAAAAAAAACTTTCCCCTATAAAATCTCGAACTGTTATTACTGTTCATGACATGATCTGCGAAAAATTCTCTCAATATTGCAGACCCTCAGATAAAATGAGCCAAATAAAAAAAGAAGCTGTTAAAAGAGCGGACCATATCATATGTGTTTCAGAGAACACGCGTAAGGATATGATTGAATTATTGGGCGTTGAGTTTAATAGAACATCAGTCGTATATCATGGCTGTGCCATTCCGACAGCAATGGATACTGACTTATTAATAGCAGCTGATAGACCATATATAGCTTATGTCGGGTTAAGGGGAGGGTATAAAAATTTTTCAAAATTGCTTCATGCGTATTCGTCATCTGATTTCCTCAAGAATAATTTTGCAATAATATGTTTCGGGGGCGGTCAATTCAGCAGCAGAGAGCTTAAAGAAATTTCCGACCTTAAAATTCCGCTCAACGCTGTTATCCATTTAGATGGAGACGATAGTACACTGGCTCGAATTTACAAACAAGCAGAAATTTTTGTTTATCCTTCACTTTATGAGGGATTTGGCTTTCCTCCATTGGAAGCTATGTCATTTGGCTGTCCGGTAGCCTGCAGTCATACAAGTTCTATGCCGGAAGTTTGTGGAAGCGCTGCAGAATATTTTGATCCGTATGATATTGAATCAATACAACTGGCAGTTGAAAAGGTTGTTTCATCTCCTTCTCGCAGGAATGAACTTGTCCTTGCAGGATATACGAATGTGCACAATTTTTCATGGGATAAATGTGCTAAAGAGACAGCAGAAATATATAAAAGCCTTTTATGA
- a CDS encoding methyltransferase domain-containing protein, with protein MKEKCPVCNSMREVKFTAQILKKYNVNYLYCRKCGLLQTEKPYWLDEAYSNAISNADTGLLTRNINISKKLSALLYFCFDRDGRYLDVAGGYGILTRLMRDIGFDFYWADQYCQNLFAQKFTIAEAEKSFSAITAVEVFEHLNDPIQFIRKCLSQMSTKTIIFSTVLFEGEPPAPNDWWYYSFATGQHVSFYQRRTLFAIAEKLNLRLYSNRYMHIFTDQNISNSKYHLLMSPISKVLSWYVSLRLDSLTMSDHIKIINE; from the coding sequence ATGAAAGAAAAATGCCCTGTATGTAATAGTATGCGTGAAGTTAAATTTACTGCTCAGATACTTAAGAAGTACAATGTCAATTATTTGTATTGTCGTAAATGCGGATTATTACAGACAGAAAAACCATACTGGCTTGATGAGGCATACAGCAATGCTATATCGAACGCTGATACGGGATTGCTGACTCGCAATATAAATATATCAAAAAAATTGAGTGCTCTTTTATATTTTTGTTTCGACCGTGACGGCAGGTATCTTGATGTTGCAGGTGGTTATGGAATTCTAACGCGCTTGATGAGAGATATTGGGTTTGATTTTTATTGGGCAGATCAATATTGTCAAAATCTTTTTGCACAAAAGTTCACAATAGCTGAAGCTGAAAAGTCTTTTTCTGCGATCACTGCTGTTGAGGTTTTTGAACATCTGAACGACCCTATACAATTTATTCGGAAGTGTTTGTCGCAAATGTCTACAAAGACTATTATTTTTTCAACCGTATTATTTGAAGGCGAACCGCCAGCTCCAAATGATTGGTGGTATTATTCTTTTGCAACAGGACAGCATGTCTCTTTTTATCAAAGACGAACCTTGTTTGCCATTGCAGAAAAGCTTAATCTTCGCCTTTACAGTAATCGGTATATGCATATTTTTACTGATCAGAATATTTCAAATTCGAAATATCATTTACTTATGAGTCCTATTTCAAAGGTGCTCTCTTGGTATGTAAGTTTACGTCTTGATTCTTTGACCATGTCAGATCATATAAAAATAATTAATGAGTAA